Below is a window of Microtus ochrogaster isolate Prairie Vole_2 chromosome 5, MicOch1.0, whole genome shotgun sequence DNA.
TAGAGGTTAGGCTGgcccgtggtggcacacgcctttaaacccagcactcaggaggcagaggcaggcggatctctgtgagctctaagtcagcctggtctacagagtgagttccaagacagcgaaggatacatagagaaatcctgtcttgggggaaaaaaaacaagaaatcaaaaaccaatcgagagagagagagagagagagagagagagagagagagagagagagaagacagcaagTCAGATGTCCACATTCTGAGTGCATTGACTGTGGTCTGGAACTGTCCACTGAGGCCAGTGGTGGAGAACATGCTTGGGCAGTGccttggggaaactgagtccagGGAATCAGTATACCTCAGTGAAGCGATCAGAGACACATTATTTAAACCCACTACAGAGTACactggagaaagcaaaggaaactaCCACACCCCATATAGATTCCCAGACCCCCACGCACATTAAGGTCACCTGGGAGCCCAGGTCACACCCCACTCAATTAGACTGGAATATCTGGGGTTGCAGCCAGACAGTAATTGTTTAAGTCTTTAAGTGATTTCTATGTGCAGTAAGACTTATGAGCCATTGGCATAGACAGAGTATTGAATGGTAATGTCTACCTACCGCAGCATGCAATAAGTAGAAGGTGAACAACCAGCTTAAATTCTCTCCTTTTTCATTGGTATGACAGAGCTGACGAATTGTCTTCTAGGGTTGGGCTCTGCTTAGCTGTTGTCTTATTAAATCTACACATTAGAGGAATGGAAATGTTCTAGAAGCTATTTGTTCCATTGTAACATCTTTGGGAAGAAACTCATGTTGCCGATAGAACATTAAGCCCTTGATAAATAATTGTAAGATTGTATCAAATGGTCACATTGTCACATGGCTGTCCTAGTTACCTGTCACGTCAGCAAGAAAGTAAGCTTTATCATAGGGaatataatagttttaaaataaaagcctgtAAAGTGGATGAGATAGGAATGGAAGACTGTGTACTAAACTAATTTACATTTGAAATAAGGCCTTCTTTCTTCACGGACTGTGAGACTGATGTTTTCCATGTAGACAGAATATGGCTATCTTCTGAAGGTGCTCACTTGTCTTATTCAAATGTCgacacacagaaaataatctgTGATGCCTATggattgaattttttattataaatatgttcaaTGACAAACATAACTTCATGAGATTCTTTTTCTGTAGCAACCTTAGGTTGGGGGGAGGGCATTCAATTTTACCAAAGTGTGGAAATCTTAGTATTTAATTAGGGTCTGAAATGAAACCAGTTATTTCACTTTTGAGCCACTGGGGTTGAGTTACAAAAACGAGCGTGTGTTTAAATACTTCATTATATGCAGTTTACAGAGAACACTGGGCATTGCCACTTCAAGGACGTGGCTGCCACTGACTATGGAAGCCCAGGAGTGAGACACCTGGGAACCTCCTTCTAAATTACCCACAGCCATTAGAGTTGAATATGTCCTCTTCTtgacaagaaaaccaagaatgGATTTTTACCAGTATGCTCTGTAAGAACTGTTGCTTGGGAGAACTTTGGGGACCAGCGTGTTTGATTAGCTGAATTTGCCACGGATGTGGAAGATGATGACATCAAACAGCTAGTGTAACAACCTCCTTAAAGACCTCGTAGATTAGAGATGACTATAGATTTTTCCCCAGCACGGATCAAAGGGACTGAATTGAACGTTTTAGCTTAATGATCCAACTCTTGTCACACCCACAGGGACGCAAATTCCGATTTTATATGCTGGTGTGCACGTGCCACGCCACGTGGGGACAAACCAATCAGCCCCTGATCTTTGACGACGGTTTTGATCTTTTTGACGACCAGACAGGGCCAGTGTTTATCCTTGGAGGGGCCTCCCGCTCTCAAAAACTTCTAAATATTAGCTATTAATGTTTCTTTGCTGCAGCGTGGAATCCTGTACCATCCCAGTTGCCTCTTTAGAGATGGAGCCCAGCCTTAGGCTGCGAGGCGATGGGGATCTGTCCAGGGTCCTGACTCTGGGCCAGTGTTTCATGCCTGCGGGCTCCGACAGCCCTTTCACTCACCCCACGGGAGAGGAAAACAAAGGCTTCCAAGCTTAAGGCCTGGGGGCTGCGTTCTGACTCACTCTGGCCAGTTAGCTGGGAAGCAAGCCAAACAAAGGAACTGTTAATCTGTGCGGACTATATTGGTCCCAGCTTCCGACTTCAGACTGCCAGGGTCACCTCTGCACTCATCGTTCCTCTTAGGTAAAAATATGTCAGAGCATAATTCCTGCATGGAACCGAAATAGTCACCCTTTCTGGGTAGGTTAGAGTTCGGGGTGTAATTGGTAGGGAAGGTTCCTACCAATCTTCCTTGATGGGGGCTTTTGATAggtgtcctcttcctcctccacgcCTTCTTACTACCAAAATActgcttaaaaaaatctttaggaCAAGGATGCTCTAAAAACAAAGCCTCGGCCAGCCTAACGTCTATCTCCTGTCCCCTCGCCGGGCGGTCACTAGGGGGCGCGCGCAGCGTCCTCTGCGCTGTCACCCCAGCTGCAGCAAAGCTAACCTACGTTCGAAGTCCCAGAGCAAAGCCAGTTCACCCCTGACTCTGCTGAGCTCGCAGGGGGCAAAAAACGTCAGAGATAGTCACATTTTAGGTTTCGGAATGGCTTTACTGCTACGATCTACCTGTACTATTGTAGTTTTAAGTGACTGGGTCTGAAGTGATCGCAGTACATTGACCCTGGGTCTTTGGGATGACACTCGAATTATCCAAGGATCTCCGGGTTGCATCCTGGAGTGGGAGTGATAGGTAGGCACCTTTTGAACATGCCATGGGGTTTGTTTCTGGTGGGCGTCCTTCTTTGCCGGCCCCAAAATCACCACACCGCAGCCACCAGGTCTCCTTCAGCCTCAGAAAGCAGGCTTAACCCGGTACAAAAACTACAATCGCTAATTATCGCCACAGGCACCCATCAACCTCGCTGCACTTCCTCTCCTCGTGGGATGCCGTTGCCACCAACAAAAAACGCACAAAGGCAACTATTGTCCCACCGAGGGGACAGATAGTCTGTAAGAAAGATGTCGCTCCGAGCCTTCTGGTGACTGTTCCCAAGTCCTTTTGGCTTTACATCcgtttagggtgtgtgtgtgtgtgtgtgtgtgtgtgtgttccgaTTACCCCAGTTCACCCCCACCATTCATCCCTGGAGGCTTTGGGACTCTCGGTTGCCTTCTGATAACGGGTTATCCCTTAGCCACGCTGAGAGAAAGCAATCCCAGGCCTTGACCCCAGCCTCCAAGGCGGACACGGTCGGTCGCGCCCTGCCGGCCCTTTGTTCAAGCGGCAGAGGGCTAGGAGCAGCTGCACCACGGGAGAGTCACAGTGCAGGGCGCCAGGCGTGGCGGTGCCGCCTTCCCTTCCCACTCTGGAGCCCAGGAGCTCTTCCAGTCCTGGCATCTCTCATGCCCAGTCCCGCCCCACCCCACCAGTCTCTCCACCCAGAATTCTTCTGGGATTGAACAACTGCGGTTCTTCGGGGccagtctggctctcctgcctggCTCTCGCTGCCAGGGCAGCACCGGACACTTGAAATGTCACTGGTCGGGATAAATATTAACACAAAAGCAAATGGACGTGTGCAGAGCCAGTTATCAATCAACCAGGCCGCAAGGCCACTCACAGCAAACACGGCCCAGGTTGGGTTGGGCAAGACTTTCTCAGGGCTACTTCCAGGTAGAGCACCCCCCTCCAGCTCCTAGTTTAGATCTGCCTCTAGCACAAAGGAGCAAATACCCGACCGTAAGGGGGCGAAGTACCGAGTACCGAAGAGCAGACCATCTTCACGTAGGGCTCTGGAGGTCTCCTCACCTCTGGCAGGGCTGAGTGCCCAGCACACATCCTTGCCTGGGCTGAGGACCTGAGCCAACACCACCTTCTGGGTGCACAGTGTTAGTCGCACTCACTTGTGGGTGTCTCTTGCAGTCTTTTCCCGTGCTGCCAGCTCCCGCCGAGGGGCCAAAGCCTTCTGGAATATTTAATTGGAAGCTAATCTCCTCCTGTCTTGATAGACGCCCACGTCAGAGGCGGGGCACCCAGCTTAGCTTCCCCACCCCACTCAGGACCAGAAGCGGCCTGCGTCTGGTCACGCTGCGTTTTAATGAGCAGCAGCAAGCATTATGTTGAGGCAacatatattgatttttaaaaggtagTTAATTTGGTGAGAATTTCCTCCAGTCTTTCACCAGCGCTTGTAATTTATACATTCTTCTGGCGCCTCCCCAAACATACTGCCACGTGCAGAGGACTCTGACCCTCCAAACAAGCTGCTTGGAACGCGGGTCCCAGAGAGGACTGAAGAAACCACTCTTCCCCCCGAGGAGTGAGGGAACTCTGTCAGGCCTTACAAAGGGCTAGAGAAAAGATGAGTGTTTAGTCTTAAGGGCTACAGCTAGCAAAACTGCAGTGGCTGGTGATGGGGAGCCGGCCCTGAGTTCCTGTGGCTGTCTAGGCAAAGCATCAGACTTATCAGTCCTTAGACTCCATCACTGAGGCTTGCTGGCGACCTTCCCAAGGATCAGAAGCTtctcttaagaaagaaagaaagaaagaaagaaagaaaggaagaagaagaagaagaagaagaagaagaagaagaagaagaagcagcagcagcagcaaccagGCTGATTGTTCTTTAGTTACTCAAAAATGGGCCTTGATTTCCAGGCAGAGTGGATGATTCCGGGTCTCTTGCATGTGCATCCTGCCCCTCATGGCAGACTTAGGTTCCAGTCTTCTCACTCTTTTATGTTCCAGAAACAAAAATGCAAGAGGTGGTGATCCAATCCGCCTCAGGGCACCCAGTGTCCTTGGGACCGGTGTCAGCTCGAGCCTCCTACTTTCCACACATTCTAGGAAAAGGCCACATGCTTGGAGCCAAGAATAACAGAGCTAGTCATTTGGATCTAGTGTACAGAGACCCTTTGGTGACCTTCTGGGTCCCATGAGCACCTGCTCAGCACCCAACTCATGCCTTTAGTGTGCAGGTTCTAGAACTTAGTCTTCATTCACTGGGCTCCCCAGCACCAAGCACCAGCCCTTCCCCAGCTCAGCTTTCTTATCTGGAAGTCAGGGGGCTTTGCACAGGATAGACAGGCTAGGTTTCCAGGAGGAGGCACTCAGCACAGGACCTACCAGTCCCTCCTTCCAGGGTGTGACAGAAGACCCTGTGGGGTGTCGCTGATGTCTGGAGTGTCTTCACCAAGTGGTGGGATGGGACTTTCGCGAGAGAGTACGGCCTTTTTATCCACATTTCCGTGCCCCacacaggctagcctcagagcCCTCCCTACCTGCCTGGAAGTCGGGAGCCCTGGCTTCAGGCGAGGGTGCTATGGAAGGTTCTGAGGGAACAGTGGGAGAGCAGCAAGATCAGCTGCACCGCGGGGACTCAATGGGCCCACCAGGGGCTCCAACACCACGTAAAGTCATAGTGGAACCATGAGGCTTAGGCATTCGGTCGGCCCTCGGCCAGGCCAGGGTCGCCTTGCCCTTTGCCTCACCTCACTCCTGGGAGTAATAACCCTAACCTGCCTTGGGAACTTTAGAGCAAAGGACGGAGTGAGTTAGCCTGGAAATTCTGGGCggccagaggctgaagcagcatgGCACCTACCACCGAAGGCCTCTAGAGCCCAGATGCAGGGAACACTAGGGTAGCCCGCGCGGGCTAGGATCCCAGGCTAGTCCGCACCTGCCTTTCCCCGGCTTCTCATTGGTAGGCaccgggtgggggagggggatcgGCCGCATGCTTTGATTTTAGTCGGTGAAACGGCTCAGTGCCCTCGGCTCAGAGCGGATTGACTGTCTCTGGTTCTCTAGGGACGAATTAATGGAGAACGATCAGTTAATTAACAAACCCTCATTCCAGCGTTTACCTTTCTCTTCACCAAGACTCAGACCTGGGCGCAGGGCTCAGATGAGGCTGTATGTGTCTTGAGGcccggtgggggtggggtggggtgggaggacttGGATACAGGAGTCAATCAACGCGGTAACCTCCACCCAGGTCTCATGAACACAGTCCGCCCCTAGGCTGCCCTCTTCTCGCCTCTTCAAGGGTCGCCGAGTGTGTCTGAATCCCTGGTGCGGTTCATCATCTGGGCTCAGCTGTCCACTAGGTCTCCTGGCCCACTACGGGAGTCAGGCATGTGCCTGCACTTGGCAGCTGAGTCTTTCAGTGCTCAAAATCAACCTGCTAGGGGTTTGGAACTGGGAGCCCGGCTTGCTGATTTGGGGAACATTTACATACTCCCACCCAAGAGCACAGAGACTTAGATAAAAAATCACGAAAACGAAAAAAACGAGTTGTCAGCGGTGATCCCTGGGCTCAACGGGAAGTTCCTGGGGACCTGGtcactgtctgtctctgtccctctcctttcCACAGCCGGTTACACGCGCAGCCCATGTGTGGTAACCTTGGCGAAGCCAGGTTTGGAATCTGTGTGCACACCCTACCGAAGTGTGGCTCCCCGGACGTGCGGCGCCAATAAAATGGGGCAAGAGTGGGTGGCCGCAGCCAGCTCAGCCGAATATTGACCGGCAGAGTGAGTAGCGCCAGTCCCGCGCCGGGTATGTGCCTTGTGCAACCGGAGTAGTTTTAGGTTTTCTTCGTCCCTTCCTAAACCCGCTATGTTCCTCTGAGAACCACACAACCAGTGTTCCACCAGGTTCTAAGAGTCTCTCGGCCTGAGGCTCAAAACCCTGCAGTTCTGTCCCCGAGCCACGGGGTTGTGAATGCTGCCCAGACCGAAGCCACGGTGGCCGCCTTGTTCAGTCTCCCACAACCCAATGCACTGAGACCCTGGAGGAGAAGGTCGGTTGCCTAAGCTGGCTCTTCCAAGTctaggaaagaaaggggaggcgGAGCGGGACGAAGCGCGCCCAGccttctctcattccctcccaCCTTCAGTCCCTTATCTCGCCCACGCGCCCGTCGGCTCACCTGCTAAGCGGAGCGCGGACATGCGCTGGAACTCCGGCTCCTGCAGCCACTTCCACATTCTCCGGAAGGTCTCCCGGCCGGACTTGAGTTTGCTCCAGGGCTTGGGGTTTCGCAGCAGGTCCGAAAGGGTCCCCTGGGAACGGCAGAGCACCCTCTGCGCGAAGATGGCCTGTGGGATGCTGTAACGTTTGAGCTCGGTGGTGATacgctgagccacctctttggTATTGATCTCTTCCATCTGCCCTGAATTACTTCCATTGCTGACCTGCGAGCCGGTCACCGAAGGGTTGGGCTCCCGGGCTGTGCCCAGGAGCTGTCCGTGGCCCTGGGCATTCAGGTGGGCATGGGGATGGTGCGGAGGAAGGCCGTTGATGGGCACCATGCCGGCCGAGGTGGGCGTGAGGTGCTGCTCTCCGTGGCGACCGAGCATGGCAGGGTGGTGGGCTTCAAAGCCATTTGGGGTAAGCATCTTGTCGGTGGGCATAGCCGCTCCGGGATGAGCATAGTGGGGAAGCCCTTGCTGGGAGTTGTGAATGCTGCCCAGACCGGAGCCAGAGAGGGGCGAGAGGCTCTGGCCCATGCCAGCCACGTCCTTGTGGTAAGGGGTATAGAGATTATTCATGGAGGCTAGCCCGCGCTCATCCCGCATAAGAGTGAAACTACCACTCACGTTGCCCGCCAGGCGCtggtggtggtgtgggtggtggtggtgatggtggtggtgatggtggtgagggAACTTGTCGGACACAGTGGAGATGGGCGGCAGCGGCTGCAGAGGGGTTAAGGTGGTGTAGGTGGTGGGCATGCTCATACCTGGGGGAGTTTCACAGGCCATGGTCATGGTGGGGTGCAGGGGGCCAGCCAGGCTGTGCTCAGGGgcgcggtggtggtggtggtaatcgCTGCCTCCGCTGCCGCCGTCCAGCAGGGACGCCATGCCCATGGAACGCGGGTGCGCCGGAGGCAGGTGGCTGCCGCGGTGCCCCACGGAGCTGCGCGCGTGAGGGCTGCCGCCCAGCAGGTCGGCAGGGGCGGGCACCGGCTCATGGCTCACCCCGTGCAGCTCGCCGATCGCCTCCATGGTCAGCTGCGCGTTCATCGTGATGCGGGCGAGCGGGCTGCAACATCGATGTGGCCGGGCAGAGGCGGCGAGGGGCACACGGAGTCCAGTCTTCACATTGGCTGCCGGCGACTgtggcctttctttctctcactgtggggatctgtgtctctctctctttctctgtgtgtctcgcCTTCTCGCTTGCTCCCACCTtcccctctgctttttttttttttttaaatattaatctcCAAAAAGGATCCGCGCTGTTGGGAGAGCGCGGTGCCCCCTAGCCTGCCCAGCCCggccccctctctcccctctccttagAATCGTGCTGCCCCCGGCTTCCTTAACGCGGCCCGTGCGCCTGCCGCGGCTGCTGTTTGCCTGCGCCGCCCGCCAGCTCGAGCCATGGCTCGGTTACTGTTGCAGACTGTGGCCGCGATTCGGTAGCCGCCGCTGCTGCCGCTGCCCGCCCTCACGCCCGCCGGGCGCAGCGCGCATGCGCGCT
It encodes the following:
- the Onecut1 gene encoding hepatocyte nuclear factor 6, whose amino-acid sequence is MNAQLTMEAIGELHGVSHEPVPAPADLLGGSPHARSSVGHRGSHLPPAHPRSMGMASLLDGGSGGSDYHHHHRAPEHSLAGPLHPTMTMACETPPGMSMPTTYTTLTPLQPLPPISTVSDKFPHHHHHHHHHHHPHHHQRLAGNVSGSFTLMRDERGLASMNNLYTPYHKDVAGMGQSLSPLSGSGLGSIHNSQQGLPHYAHPGAAMPTDKMLTPNGFEAHHPAMLGRHGEQHLTPTSAGMVPINGLPPHHPHAHLNAQGHGQLLGTAREPNPSVTGSQVSNGSNSGQMEEINTKEVAQRITTELKRYSIPQAIFAQRVLCRSQGTLSDLLRNPKPWSKLKSGRETFRRMWKWLQEPEFQRMSALRLAACKRKEQEHGKDRGNTPKKPRLVFTDVQRRTLHAIFKENKRPSKELQITISQQLGLELSTVSNFFMNARRRSLDKWQDEGSSSSGNSSSSSSTCTKA